The sequence AAGTCTTCGCTACGACCAAAGTATTCTTCGGAATTGATGAACCACCTTTGGGCAGTGGACTCGTGTGGGGTGTTCGGCACGTCCGACGAGACAGGTCCCCGATTTCGGTTTCGAGGGAACAAAGGGGTTTGACTTCGGCCCGTGGTCGTGAGGGTGAAACGTCACTCGCTCTCGGGCGGTCGCGTTAACTTTGGTGCGAATTGTACCAGACGGCGAAGGCTTACAACTACGATTTAGCGGTTCTGGCGACCAGTTCCCCGTGGTATGCAAAACGATTAGGGACACCGCGACGATATGTACGCGGGGCGGAACCTGATGTCAGAAAACGGGGAAAACGGGAGCGACGCGGGCGACGACCGGGACGAGGAGAGCGAGCGCGACGACCGGCGAGACCACGGGGACTCGTCGGCGGACCGACCGGCCGAGAGGGTGACGCTCTCGCTCGACGCGACGCTCGAACTCCTCGCTAACCACGACCGGCGGGCCGTCCTCTCGTATCTGCGCGAGGGGTCCGACCGGACTGCGACGGTCGACGAACTCACCGACTATCTCGTCGAGCGACGCACGGTCCGGACCGGCGAGCGACCGGCCCGAAGTCACGTCCGCTCGACGCTCCACCACATCCACGTCCCGAAACTCGTGGACGCGGGCGTGGTCGATTACGACCCTCGCACCGAGGAGGTCCGATATTGGGGAAGCGAGCGACTCGAAACGTGGCACGACCGTATCGAACGCGACGAGGAGTGACCGGCCGCGACGCGGCGCTGGCGGGCTACTCGGGGACGTTTCTCGCGAGCGCGTCGGCCGACTGGTTCGCGCTGGCCGACGGTAGCGACTCGCTATCGAGTTCCTGCTGGGCGGCGACCGTGAGAAGCGGTTCGAGCGTGTTGACGCCGTCGGCGAGCGACACCGCCTCGTCGGTGCCCGAGTACTCGACTACCTCGGCCTCCGAGAGTTTCGGGAGGTGCGTGTGAACCAGCGAAGCCATCGCGCGCTGTCGGTCCTCGGCGAGACCGACGGCGGTGACGGTGTCCCCGAGTTCGCGGACCGACGCCGGGCCTCCTCGTCGGAGGGCGTAGACGACGTGTCGTCGGTACGCGCTACGAAGGAGTTCGCACGAGCGGTCGATTCGCTCGCTGACAGTTGTCCTGTCCTGTTGTGCCATCGAGCTACGTTTCTCCCATGACGGACTTAAAGCGCGGATTCGTTCCCGTACCGTTTTGCGTCTTCGTTCGCGCTGTTGCAACCGTTTCAGGCGGTTGCTGGCGAACCCCACGGTTAACCATCCCGGCGTCGTAACGCCGCTATGACTCTCATTGCGGACTTCTATCTGGAGACGCCGGTTCTCCGACCGGCGTTGGAAGCCGCTCCGGAGATGGACGTTACTATCGAACAACAGACCTCCAGAGCGTTCAAGCCGTTCGCGCTGGCGTTCTGGGCGTCGAACGGCGACTTCGAGGCGTTCGACGCCGGACTCGCCGACGACCCGACTATCGGTGACGTGACCCTCCTCGCGGAGATGGAAGACCAGCGACTCTATCAGGTCGAGTTGACCGACGAGGGCGACGAGCAGATGACCTACCACTCGTGGGCCGACCAAGGCGGCGTGTTCGTCTCGTCGGAGCGAGCGGGCGACGGGTGGCGCTCGCGCATCCGGTTTCCCGACCGCGACAGCCTCCGGAACTA is a genomic window of Halorussus salinus containing:
- a CDS encoding DUF7344 domain-containing protein; its protein translation is MSENGENGSDAGDDRDEESERDDRRDHGDSSADRPAERVTLSLDATLELLANHDRRAVLSYLREGSDRTATVDELTDYLVERRTVRTGERPARSHVRSTLHHIHVPKLVDAGVVDYDPRTEEVRYWGSERLETWHDRIERDEE
- a CDS encoding DUF7344 domain-containing protein, coding for MAQQDRTTVSERIDRSCELLRSAYRRHVVYALRRGGPASVRELGDTVTAVGLAEDRQRAMASLVHTHLPKLSEAEVVEYSGTDEAVSLADGVNTLEPLLTVAAQQELDSESLPSASANQSADALARNVPE
- a CDS encoding helix-turn-helix domain-containing protein; the encoded protein is MTLIADFYLETPVLRPALEAAPEMDVTIEQQTSRAFKPFALAFWASNGDFEAFDAGLADDPTIGDVTLLAEMEDQRLYQVELTDEGDEQMTYHSWADQGGVFVSSERAGDGWRSRIRFPDRDSLRNYADFCEEHGLTFELRQLYDAGEPDDDSFGLTDRQYETLRTATEMGYFDVPRAVELEDLADRLGVSRQAVSERLRRATETLVRATIFRQGAVRDRDE